Proteins encoded in a region of the Sphingopyxis sp. OAS728 genome:
- a CDS encoding TM0106 family RecB-like putative nuclease, which yields MRMIDDALRLSASDLMRFKGCRHATTLDLRLIEARDIAPCEDGDEAELLQKQGDAHELAFLDALKAQGKNVVEIPKDGITLEESVRLTREAMTAGPDIIFQGALLGGAWGGYSDFLERVERPSNLGSWSYEVVDTKLKRKPDPKHILQLSLYSDLIADLQGVRPESAHLQLGDGSRFTVPLADVASYARHARAVFETFLTDRPETRPEPVSSCGLCRWKEHCRDEWDKADSLALVAGMTRSQRGKVEAAGIETLGGLAVHDQRIPKLAPETQQRLQTQARLQAARRAGAPPGFALRDYEPGKGFGLLPEADDGDLFYDIEGDPYYEGGLEYLHGIWFRDEGEWSFRAFWAHDRAAEGEAVSELLQFFTAHLQRHPKAHIYHYANYEIAALRRLTAEHRVGEAAMDQLQRERRFVDLFRVVSGSLIASEKGYSIKDLEAFYMEKREADVATAGASVVFYERWRETQDGDLLDKIYDYNRTDCISTQLLRDWLIRDVRPEGLPWPKLGEVPDGGPLANVEAEDDEMAALRERLLPVRERLGEDIADLLLDLNFFHKREDKPAWWAIFDRLAQESEELVDDLECVQGLEAVGDPVKVTARSFERTYRFPPQETKLRAGRKPCVKPAAMPEDVDLREIDHDTNLLVLRRSTAKGELPDRLDLIPAKPIGNATLRAAVAAVTDAIIDNPGSAKAIEQLLMRAAPTFRDGARPKGIIDAEGDLPAQTSAAIAAMDETTLAIQGPPGTGKTYVSALSIIDLVRAGKRVAVSSNSHKAITNLLEAVADRSATDGVRCSVVQKVADDDDENAHPGIVLVSENDAPEIGTADVVGATAWHFARYEAPAYDYLFVDEAGQVSLANIIAMSRAARNLVLVGDPMQLPQPLQGTHPGRSGDSCLEYLIDGHRVVPADRGIFMPVSRRMHPAVCDYISVAVYEGKLHSDDAAGSQSLLATDGQSLVGAGVRAIDHFGRSQVSPEEIDAIKAQIEAVTGATYRARDESERAIGHTDILVVAPYNAQVNALRAALPAAVRVGTVDRFQGQEAPVCLVSMTTSSGEELPRDIDFLFSLNRINVAVSRAQTSAVVFASPLLLETPCRTVEEMMLVNALCLLREHGGDSF from the coding sequence ATGCGGATGATCGACGACGCTCTCAGGCTTTCGGCCTCGGACCTGATGCGGTTCAAGGGGTGCAGGCACGCGACGACGCTCGATCTGCGGCTGATAGAGGCCCGCGATATCGCTCCGTGCGAGGATGGCGATGAAGCCGAACTTCTTCAGAAGCAGGGCGACGCCCACGAACTTGCCTTCCTCGACGCGCTCAAGGCGCAGGGCAAAAATGTCGTCGAAATTCCCAAGGACGGGATCACGCTGGAAGAGTCGGTCCGGCTCACACGCGAGGCGATGACGGCCGGCCCGGACATCATCTTTCAGGGCGCGCTGCTCGGCGGCGCATGGGGCGGCTATTCCGACTTTCTCGAACGGGTGGAACGCCCCTCCAATCTCGGAAGCTGGTCCTATGAGGTTGTCGATACCAAGCTGAAACGGAAGCCCGACCCCAAACATATTCTCCAGCTCTCGCTCTACTCCGACCTGATCGCCGACCTTCAGGGCGTCCGGCCGGAATCCGCTCATCTCCAGCTCGGCGACGGGTCGCGTTTCACCGTGCCGCTCGCCGACGTGGCATCTTACGCACGCCATGCACGGGCGGTGTTCGAAACCTTCCTGACCGACCGTCCGGAAACGCGGCCCGAGCCTGTTTCAAGCTGCGGCCTCTGCCGCTGGAAAGAGCATTGCCGCGACGAATGGGACAAGGCCGACAGCCTTGCCCTGGTAGCCGGCATGACAAGATCGCAGCGTGGAAAAGTCGAGGCCGCAGGCATCGAAACGCTCGGCGGCCTCGCGGTCCATGACCAGCGCATCCCGAAGCTCGCTCCTGAGACCCAGCAGCGGCTCCAGACGCAGGCGCGACTCCAGGCCGCGCGCCGCGCCGGCGCCCCGCCGGGATTTGCGCTTCGCGACTATGAGCCCGGCAAGGGATTCGGACTGCTGCCCGAAGCCGACGACGGCGACCTCTTCTACGATATCGAGGGCGATCCCTATTATGAGGGCGGCCTCGAATATCTCCACGGCATCTGGTTTCGCGATGAGGGCGAATGGAGCTTCCGCGCCTTTTGGGCGCATGACCGTGCCGCCGAGGGCGAAGCGGTTTCTGAGCTACTGCAATTCTTCACGGCGCATCTCCAGCGCCACCCGAAGGCGCACATATACCACTATGCGAATTATGAGATTGCGGCGCTTCGCCGCCTGACCGCGGAGCATCGCGTCGGCGAGGCCGCCATGGACCAACTCCAGCGTGAACGGCGGTTCGTCGACCTGTTCCGCGTCGTGTCGGGATCGCTGATCGCTTCCGAGAAAGGCTATTCGATCAAGGATCTCGAAGCCTTTTATATGGAGAAGCGCGAAGCGGATGTCGCAACCGCGGGCGCGAGCGTCGTCTTCTACGAACGCTGGCGGGAAACGCAGGACGGCGATCTGCTCGACAAGATCTACGACTATAACCGCACCGACTGCATCTCGACGCAGCTGCTGCGCGACTGGCTGATCCGCGACGTTCGCCCTGAAGGCCTGCCTTGGCCGAAACTCGGCGAGGTTCCCGACGGGGGCCCGCTCGCGAATGTCGAGGCCGAGGACGATGAGATGGCGGCGCTGCGCGAGCGGCTCCTTCCGGTTCGCGAGCGGCTCGGCGAAGACATCGCCGATCTGCTGCTCGACCTCAACTTCTTCCACAAGCGCGAAGACAAGCCCGCGTGGTGGGCGATCTTCGATCGGCTCGCGCAGGAGAGCGAGGAGCTCGTCGATGATCTTGAATGCGTCCAGGGCCTCGAGGCGGTCGGTGATCCCGTCAAAGTAACGGCAAGGTCGTTCGAGCGAACCTATCGCTTCCCGCCGCAGGAGACCAAATTGAGGGCAGGCCGCAAACCCTGCGTCAAACCCGCCGCGATGCCCGAGGATGTCGATCTGCGCGAGATCGACCACGACACGAACTTGCTCGTGCTGCGCCGCTCGACAGCGAAAGGCGAGCTGCCCGATCGGCTCGATCTCATTCCGGCCAAGCCGATCGGCAACGCAACGCTGCGCGCCGCGGTTGCAGCCGTGACCGATGCCATCATCGACAATCCCGGCTCGGCCAAAGCGATCGAACAATTGCTCATGCGCGCGGCGCCGACGTTTCGCGACGGCGCGCGGCCGAAGGGCATCATCGACGCCGAAGGCGATCTCCCGGCGCAGACCAGCGCCGCAATTGCCGCCATGGATGAAACGACCCTAGCGATCCAGGGACCGCCCGGCACCGGCAAGACCTATGTCAGTGCGCTATCGATCATAGACCTCGTCCGTGCAGGCAAGCGCGTTGCGGTTTCGTCGAACAGTCACAAGGCCATCACCAATCTCCTTGAAGCGGTCGCGGACCGGAGCGCGACCGATGGTGTTCGATGCAGCGTGGTCCAAAAAGTCGCCGACGATGACGATGAAAATGCCCATCCCGGCATCGTCCTTGTCAGCGAGAATGACGCGCCTGAAATCGGGACCGCCGATGTCGTCGGCGCTACGGCGTGGCATTTCGCTCGATATGAAGCGCCAGCCTATGACTATCTCTTCGTTGACGAAGCGGGACAGGTCTCGCTTGCCAATATCATCGCCATGTCGCGCGCGGCCCGCAATCTCGTCCTCGTCGGCGATCCGATGCAACTGCCGCAGCCGCTTCAAGGTACGCACCCCGGACGGAGTGGCGATTCCTGTCTCGAATATCTGATCGACGGACACCGGGTCGTCCCCGCCGATCGCGGCATCTTCATGCCGGTCAGCCGCCGAATGCATCCCGCGGTCTGCGACTATATCTCGGTCGCCGTCTATGAAGGCAAGCTGCACTCGGACGATGCCGCCGGCAGTCAATCACTGCTCGCTACTGACGGGCAATCGCTCGTCGGCGCGGGCGTCCGCGCGATCGATCACTTCGGGCGCTCGCAGGTCAGCCCGGAAGAGATCGACGCCATCAAGGCGCAGATCGAGGCTGTGACCGGAGCAACCTATCGCGCGCGAGACGAAAGCGAGCGCGCCATCGGCCACACCGATATTCTGGTCGTCGCACCCTATAATGCCCAAGTTAACGCGCTGCGCGCCGCGCTGCCTGCGGCTGTCCGTGTCGGCACGGTCGACCGCTTCCAGGGGCAGGAGGCGCCGGTGTGCCTCGTCTCCATGACGACATCGAGCGGTGAGGAGCTGCCGCGCGACATCGACTTCCTCTTCTCGCTGAACAGGATCAATGTCGCCGTATCGCGCGCGCAGACCTCGGCGGTCGTCTTCGCAAGTCCCCTTCTTCTCGAAACCCCCTGCCGAACCGTCGAGGAAATGATGCTCGTAAATGCACTTTGTTTGCTCCGCGAGCATGGGGGTGACAGCTTCTGA
- a CDS encoding NYN domain-containing protein, translating to MSTTLEHPAKLAVLIDADNASPRIAAGLFKEIATIGEASVRRIYGDFSSTRLKGWAEVLATHAIMPHQNFANTIGKNASDIALVIDAMDLLHSGRFDTFCLVSSDSDFTRLAARIREQGVAVYGFGEQKTPQSFRQACKRFIYTENLTLDEAKGITAIGGGPEPEPETAKLKPTEAIPLIQAALGQLDDLDGWYPLSAVGSRLLAEMPDFDPRSYGCAKLVSLIEKSGAFDIRRDQLRVYIKTK from the coding sequence ATGTCAACGACGCTCGAACATCCTGCTAAGCTCGCAGTTCTCATTGATGCCGATAACGCGTCGCCGCGGATAGCCGCAGGCCTTTTCAAAGAAATCGCCACGATAGGCGAAGCGAGCGTCCGGCGCATTTATGGCGATTTTTCTAGCACGCGGCTCAAGGGTTGGGCGGAGGTTTTGGCCACACATGCCATCATGCCGCACCAGAATTTCGCCAATACGATCGGGAAGAACGCGTCCGACATCGCGCTCGTGATCGATGCTATGGATCTTCTGCATTCGGGACGGTTCGATACCTTTTGCCTCGTCTCGTCGGATAGCGACTTCACGCGCCTTGCCGCCCGAATACGAGAACAAGGCGTCGCCGTGTATGGCTTCGGAGAACAGAAAACGCCGCAAAGTTTCCGTCAGGCGTGCAAGCGCTTCATCTACACCGAGAACCTTACGCTCGACGAAGCTAAAGGCATAACGGCGATTGGCGGCGGCCCCGAGCCTGAACCCGAAACGGCCAAACTAAAGCCGACGGAGGCGATCCCGCTCATCCAAGCAGCGCTGGGCCAGCTCGACGATCTGGATGGCTGGTACCCGCTAAGCGCGGTTGGAAGCCGACTTCTGGCAGAGATGCCCGATTTCGATCCACGCAGCTACGGGTGCGCCAAGCTCGTCTCGCTGATCGAAAAATCTGGCGCCTTCGACATTAGGCGCGACCAGCTTCGGGTTTACATCAAGACAAAATAG
- a CDS encoding DUF3892 domain-containing protein gives MADVQVTCINKQPRNDPYEGITHLGGATWHWTRQQVIDSIEAKTNTFYTLVGNNRGDIGVVNGANGKYLRTYADGKWNDNLLALPECPR, from the coding sequence ATGGCAGACGTGCAAGTGACGTGCATCAACAAGCAGCCGCGCAACGATCCTTATGAAGGGATCACCCACCTCGGCGGAGCGACCTGGCACTGGACGCGACAGCAGGTCATCGATTCGATCGAGGCGAAGACCAACACGTTCTACACCCTTGTCGGAAACAACCGGGGCGATATCGGCGTCGTGAATGGAGCGAACGGCAAATATCTTCGCACCTACGCCGACGGAAAGTGGAATGACAACCTCCTCGCGCTTCCGGAATGTCCTCGCTAA